In Gammaproteobacteria bacterium, the DNA window TGCGCTATCGGTTGCCCAAGCGACTTGTCCGTCATGGGTGTCGCCCGCCCTGCATTGGTCAGAAACAGGTCTGGTTCCTGTTGCGTATGCGTTGCAGTGAGGATGTTGTGCGTCTGGATTTGTCCGAACATCCCGAGTTTGATCTCTGGCAGTGGGTCGATTACTGGTATCCGTTACACGCCGTGGTGGCGTTCAAGCGCCACGTTTACTGGCGAGCCTTGCATGAGCTGGCGCCGTTTCTGCCGGTTGCATCGTCACCCCGGCGATCGTCCGCGATCCGGCGCATCGAGTCTGTCTTATGCGATCCACCAGACCGGGAAACCTGGTCATCTCCGATCCGATCCCGAAGTATTGAGCCGCCGCGCGCTAACGCCAGCATTCAGCAGGTAACAGTTCTGCAAATGCGCCAGATGGAGAATACCCAGAATCCGGTCATCACTCGAATGGTCGTTGCGACCCGGCGTTGCGCCTTGGAAAAAGCTGTTGCTTCG includes these proteins:
- a CDS encoding RNA pyrophosphohydrolase, whose translation is MIDSEGYRPNVGIILCNAEGRLFWARRIGQHSWQFPQGGIRRDESPEQAMFRELAEEVGLRPEHVQVIGSTQGWLRYRLPKRLVRHGCRPPCIGQKQVWFLLRMRCSEDVVRLDLSEHPEFDLWQWVDYWYPLHAVVAFKRHVYWRALHELAPFLPVASSPRRSSAIRRIESVLCDPPDRETWSSPIRSRSIEPPRANASIQQVTVLQMRQMENTQNPVITRMVVATRRCALEKAVASPALDFPDTVVLDDSQEVRPPHTAMASRRR